One Nitrospira sp. genomic window, GTTCGATGGGAAGATTTTGGTCGGTGGCCTGCGGCATGCCGGCGACCCCACCAATGTGTTTCACAGTGCCGATGGGACGATCACGTATAGGAAAAGTGGAACCGATCTGACCGTGACCGGTTCCAGCTCAGTAACAATCAAAAACTTCAGTTCCGGCAAACTCGGGATTCGATTGGTGGCGGAAGAGACGTATGCCGAGGCAACGCGTACGGAGTTTCTCAAAGTCGATGGGTATGTGCAGGTCGGTACCGATCCGCAAGGCGCGCCGATTTTTGAGCCGGTGTATCTTCCTTTCTTCGATGACTCCGACAATGATACGCGGAGTACCAGCCTGATCGGCGAACCTGTGCAGGGAGAGCTGACGCCGGAGATTGATGACGACCAACATACTCTCATCCACGCAGGTGGAGGTGAGGATATCGTCATTGCTGCAGGTGGTGACGATGAGGTGTATGGAGAGGGAGACAACGATATCCTGGTTGGGGCGGGTGGCCACGACCGACTGTATGGCGGGGCCGGCTCCGACTTCTTGACCGGTGATGATGGTGCTGACGTGACTGTGAGTGGCAATGACTATCTCGACGGAGGCGAAGGCGATGATGTGCTCTTGGGGTATGCCGGGGCCGACATTCTCATCGGGGGAGAAGGCAATGATCATCTGGAAGGCGATAACCAGGAAGCGCTGATGATCGGCAACTATGGCGGTGACTACATAGACGGTGGAGCCGGCCATGATCAGTTATATGGTGGGGGTGGGACTGATGTCCTGATCGGGGGAGCCGGTAATGATTTTCTCTTGGGCGATACTGCGATCTCGCAAGACGGGACGCCGGAGGCCGGTGGCGCCGACTCGCTCGACGGCGGCAGCGGCGACGATTATCTCGACGGACAATTCGGCGATGATGTCCTGGTGGGTGGGCTCGATCATGACATCGTAAATGGTGGAGATGGTAGCGATGTACTGTACGGCGGAGAGGGGAACGACACGCTCTCAGGCGACGTGCGTGTCGACGAGTCGGGCAGCAATTATGCTCTACAAGACTATCGAGAGGCGGGTGGAGATGACCTGCTGTTTGGCGGAGGAGGAAACGATATCCTATTGGGCGGCGAGGGGAGTGATCGGTTGCAGGGGGGAATCGGAGACGATTCACTCGTTGGAGGCTATAACACGCTTATCATTTCGCATACCGACCCGCTGTTTTGGAACCTGTTTACTGCATCAGGAAGCGATTGGCTCGATGCGGGCGAGGGAAATGACCAGCTGTTTGGTGGCATAGGGAACGATACCTTCTTGGGCGGGCAGGGCAATGATACGTTGCGCGGCGGTGGGGGCGACGATGTATTAGAGGGCGGCGCTGATGACGATGTGCTGTACGGAGATTATTACGATCCTGAAATAGGGGCGAATCTCTTTCGTGCCGCCATGCTTGGCCTCAGCGGTCAGGATCGTCTGGAGGGAGGAGATGGAAATGATCTGCTCTATGGGGGCGAACAGGCTGATATGCTGTTGGGCGGGATGGGAGATGACCTTCTCGACGGTGGGGAGGGAGATGATGTGCTCGATGGTGGGGATGGGGCAGATGCCTTCTATAGTGGATATGGGAATGACGTGGTCTATGCGGGAGGCGGAAATGATCGTCTGACGGATGGAAGAGGCACTGACACGTTATACGGAGGAGAAGGAGATGATGAACTGATCAGCGGCAATGAATATTTCGATTCGGGCACCTCTGTTCTGGTCGGCGGCAGCGGCAATGACAGGTATTTCGTCGACAGTGCAGCGGATACGGTGGTGGAAGAGGCTGATGCCGGAGTAGACAGTGTCCGATCGCTTGTCAGCTACACGCTGCCCGATCATGTGGAGAACTTGCGTGCCTTCGGTGCGGCCTCAGTCGCAACCGGTAATTCGCTGAACAATTTCTTGTTCGGTGAGACAGTCGATGGGAAGGCTGGAGATGACCTATTGAGCGGGACCCGCTACATCTTCGGAGTCGGATATGGGAAGGATACCATCGCAGACAGTACCACAGTGAATGAGTACGGTTCCAACAGCGAGAACGTTCATTTGCACAGCAACAATGTTGTGCAGTTTCTTGCCGATGTGTCGCCTCAGGACATCCGCTGGGAGCGTAGCGGAAACGATTTACTGCTCCGTATCGATGGAACCGGGGACACACTCGCGATGCCATCATTCTATACGGTGGCGTTCACCCAGGGGGACTACCTGTTTTCGCCGAATATTTACTTGCCGGAGAAGAGACTGGTCTCGAGCGGTAGCCCTTTCTATCTCGCACCTTCTCAGATCGAGCGATTCGAGTTTGCCGATGGAACGGTCTGGGGTGCGGATTTCTTCGGCGGGACGATGATGGGCGACCATCACGCGAATCTCTATACGTTTGGGCGCGGAGCCGGGCACGACACGATCCTCGATTTTGACTTTACCTCCGAGCAGTCAGTGGATGTGCTGCGGATGGCAGATGGGGTGTCGCCCGGTGAGGTGGTTGCTGACCGTATCGGAGACAATCTGGTGCTCCACATCGCGGGTACGACAGATCAGCTGACAGTGCAGTCGCACTTTGCCGCGGTTTCCGTCCGGTTCCGGTTGTTTTCCACGACCTGGAACGTCGATGCCTATCGGGTAGAACAAGTCCAGTTTGTTGATGGGACGACCTGGGATGCGGCCGCCATCACTAATCAACTGACGAATCTGACCGGTACGGAGGTGCGTGACATTCTGCGTGGGAATGTTCGCGCTAATACCATCCAGGGGTTGGCGGGGAACGATTGGCTGGAGAGTTTTGACGGCGATGATGTGCTCGAGGGTGGGGTAGACAACGATACCCTGCTTGGTGGCTCGGGGGATGACACCTATGTGTTTAACCTCGGCGACGGCATCGATACGATCGAGGATACCGCGACGGGTGGTGAACGCAACCGGATTCAGCTCGGGGCAGGGATTACTCAGCATGATCTTCTCTTCATGCGTAATGAATCGGCGAGGACTCTGACCATTCAAGTCGGCAGCAACGGGACTAACAAGCTGGTGCTGACCGATTTTGATCCAACCGAGGCATCAGGCTCATTGGTGGTCGAGACCGTGGTCTTTGCTGATGGGACGACGACCAATCTTGCCGATCTCTTCGGCACGCCGGTTAATCATCCGCCGACAGTCGCTCACCCTGTGGATGATCGAACGGTCTTAGAGGATACGCTGTTGAGCATTCAGATTCCCGCCGACACCTTTGTCGATCCTGATGCACAGGATGTGTTGACGTACAGTGCGACATTGGTAGATGGGACAGCGTTGCCGGCTTGGCTCAGCTTTCATTCGACGACACGCACGTTCACGGGGACCCCGGACGATGCGCAAGTGGGAAGTCTCGATCTCAAAGTCATGGCGACGGATGCGGGAGGACTGAGTGCGACGAGTCTCTTCACCCTGACGGTACAGAACGTGAACGATGCGCCGACGATCGTGAATCCGCTGGTCAATCAAACGACGCTGGAGGATGCGCGGCTCAGCATTCAAGTGCCGGCCAACATTTTTGCCGATGTGGATGCAGGGGATACGTTGACCTATAGCGCTGCGCTGACAGATGGAACGGCATTGCCGACGTGGCTGACATTTGATTCAGCCACTCGCACATTCAGCGGCACCCCAACGAACAGCGAGGTTGGCACACTCGATCTGGCCGTTACGACGACCGATGTCGGCGGGCTGAACGCCACAGGCGCTTTCACCCTCACCGTCAGGAACGTGAACGATGCACCGACCGTGACCAATCTGATCGCGGATCAACAGGCCACACAAGGCACAGCCTTCAGCTTCCTTGTGCCGGGCAACGCCTTTGCCGATGTCGATGTCGGCGATGCGCTCACGTACCGTGCGACCTTGGCGAACGGCACGCCCTTGCCGACCTGGTTGAGCTTCAATGGGACCACCAGAACCTTCAGCGGTACGCCGGGCAGCGGTGATACGGGGGTGTTGACGATCAAAGTCACGGCGACCGATACGGGGACGCTCAGTGCATTCGATCTCTTTGATCTGAGAGTCAATAGCCTGGATCGAGTGCTCACCGGAACAGCAGGCAGCGATGTGCTGACAGGCGGAGTCGGCAACGATCAGCTCGTTGGACTAGCGGGAAACGATACCCTAAGCGGCGGGGAGGGGAGCGATCTCCTCGATGGGGGCGCCGGAGCCGATGCCCTTCGCGGTGGGACAGGCAACGACATCTATGTGGTCGATGCGGCGGGTGATGTCGTGACGGAAAATCTCAACGAAGGCACCGATATGGTACAGACTGGGCGTACCTACGCGCTCGTGGCCAACGTTGAGAACCTGACGTTAACCGGCATCTCCGCCATCACCGGTATCGGCAACCAACTCGACAACGTGCTCATCGGCAATAGTGCCGGCAATACCCTGATTGGTGGGGCTGGGAACGATACGCTGAATGGCGGGGCGGGAACCGATACCCTTATGGGTGGTAGCGGCAATGATACGTATCTCGTCGATGCGACCACCGATGTGGTCGCCGAGCTGGCGAATGAAGGGACTGATATTGTGCAGAGTACCGTGAGCGTTACCCTTGGTGCCAACGTTGAAAACCTCACACTCATGGGTACGGCCTCGATCAATGGGACCGGCAGCTCGGCGAATAACGTCTTGGTCGGCAACAGCGGCAACAACACCTTGGACGGCCTGTCCGGTGATGACACGATCACGGCCGGGGCTGGCGCTGACACGCTCTTGGGCCGTAGCGGCAACGATGTACTCAAGGGTGAAGATGGTACTGATATGCTCGACGGCGGGGCAGGTAACGACCAATTGTTTGGTGGGACAGGGAATGACACCATCACCGGCGGTAGCGGAGCGGACCAATTCACCGGGGGGACCGGGAACGACACCTTGATCGGCAATTCCGGAAACGATCTCTACTATTTCTCGCGGGGCGATGGTCAAGACACCATCATCGATTCCGATCCATTCCGGAGTAGTCAAGACAGAACGGTGTTTGGGGCGACGATCAATCCGCTCGATCTGATCATCAGTCGCCAGGTCAACGATCTGCGGCTGGCCGTGCATGGTTCAGCCGATCAGGTCACCATTAGAGACTGGTATCTCAGTCCCAATAACCGCATTGAGACGGTGCAGGCCGGGAACGGTACGCTTCTGCTCAGTTCGCAGGTGGATCAACTGATTCAAGCCATGGCCTCATTCACACAGCAGAGCGGCCTCACCTGGGATCAGGCGATCGATCAACGGCCGCAGGACGTGCAAGCCATTCTGGCAGCAAGTTGGCAGTAGACCGGAAAAGATGAGTGGTGAGGCCGGAAGAGTGAGGGGGAGAACAAGAATGAGAGGTTGGAGTAGAGATAGAGGTCAAGATGTGACTCCTTAGTATTTCCCATGATCACTCGTCCATGCCTATTCCAAGACCGTGCCTCTAGAGGTTTTATTGGTATTCAAACTACGATACAGATAAATGTATCTGCCTCCTTCACTTCGACTCGGCAGTGACTCAGGTCGCGGGTCAGCATGTTGTGTCGATGCAGCAAACGAGATGGATTCAACGGGGCGGATATCTGCAGGTATAAGTACATACCGAAGTCTTCCATAAGGAACGGCGCAGTCGGTGTCGACCCTGGTCCGCCAGGGAGGGCGGATGAGTCTATGTTGCCGCTTGTCGTGTAGTCTCCGTCTTCCCCGCGCGCTCTCTCTGAGTAGCTCTGATCTCATGTGAGTGTTTCAACTTAGGACAGTTTCTGTCGCTTATCCCTGGATCTTTTTCGATTCATGGTGAATCTGAAAAGGTACGGATCGAAAAGGATTCGTTTGCATCTCTCCGAGATACTCCTACCCTGTGGATGATCCCGTCACGAAGGTCAACGGGGGCTTAGGGTTAGATCTCGGCAGAAAGATTACGCTGGTCAACGGCATTACGGTCCCAACCTTCAGTGATTTGGCGGCTCGTCTCTTGCATGCCTTCTTCGTTATCACGGACCCGACGAATTGGAAGGATTACACCAAGCCCTCGTGGCAACCAGCCTTTCCGGCCGTCCCGGTGATCGTGTACGATGTGAACGGGAAGAGGACGAATGTCCCAGATCTCTCTGCCGTGCTTGGGGTCGGGACAGTCGATCTCACAACTCCGGAAAATAAATTATTTAATCCGTCAATACCAGCGGTGGGTGAAATCTGGGTCAATACCCAGTTTGAATTGACGGCGGGAAAGTCAAAGCCGGGGACGGCGATCCGAGCGATGCCATGGTGGCTGGGCGCGTGTTGCTTGCCGGGTCAGGGTCGGCCGTGCAGGACGATACGGTGATCGGCAATGTGGGTATGGGTGGACAGGGCATCCTGCCGGTTCCGATCGCCTACAATGGCTGAGTGCAGCAATGGGTTGCGAATTGCACGACCTCTGGATTGTAATGCCTGGAAGGGCCCGGGCGGGACGTGGGACAGGAGCTGTGGGGATATCTGCGAGACTGCGTGACGGCTGTATAATGGACCACATCATGAGTCCAGAACGGATGGGGTTGCTCATGGGCTGGTTCGAAAAAGGAAAGAATGCATATGGTGAGATGGACGGCGGCGAAAGAAGGCTGGCGTGTGCAGTGGCTGGTGGTCGGTTGCCTGTTGCTGGCCGGAATGGGTGGGTGCGGCTCGCCGGCTTCCGATAAACCGGCCAGCGTGGAGCTGCGCGCGGGAAATGGCAAGCCGGAAGGCCACACCGTGACGGTTCCGCCGCCAGCCGGGAAATCAGCACAGGCCGATCCAGCACCGACGAAGGTGGTCGGCTCAACTGGCGTAACCCCGTCACCGACGGCGATATCGCGGGACGACGACGACCGGCTCAATATCCCTGACACCGTTGCCAAGGATCTTGGCTCTTCGGATGCCCGCGACCGGTATCGCGCGTTGGACTACTGGGAGAAAAAAGACAGCAAGGCACCGATTGATCCGGTTTATGACGCGATGGAGGATGATGATCCAGCGGTGCGGGCCAAAGCTGCCGCAATTCTGAAGCAGTATATGGAAACGGGGGAGGAGAGGGAGTAAGGAGCGCGGACCCTAACAGGTGGTCAGTTGTAGAGAGAACGAACCGGCCCACCTCAGTGGGTGGGAGGGTGGTGTGTATTGGGAAGTGTTTCAAGTCAGGGTGTCGGA contains:
- a CDS encoding putative Ig domain-containing protein, producing the protein MSDLTLAQLKKAYDAALEQNAAESFLGIGILPGDLIERLRVGNNPGGHPNAVDLPGKLRMTLAQAQAFESRYAIIDVYQNDATGFSAVALRDTDSSGRVVIAVRSTELNNDQTHDLGADSQIFTSGFAFDQILSAQDFLNRVRPQLQPEEKIDLVGYSLSSNIVRTLAAMYPEIVNQDSGSNVVFNATGLGEFSDPTGQNRPRNIVLQEMLSLYRQVEADPNRATDVPIQLSLLQLAAIAASPVDHTDPNGNIYPSPRQDFAEAYIRNRYGTFYNDFGTTVAEPSFAQYFGVALSGFDANAVANSGNHPVPVGIAIEGQPVVEIPGLAPRFDYLNTHSLTLIADSLRLQILFKEIDDSISTDAIQTIFQASSASAANTLLGRAEKDTLENALDAVRKALLPLDQSFQPTPSSDKAGSFGNMANRTVFHNNITEVENVLPPQPSPYRIEVLVDRPLEEVKGDALLDDAAGKGLAYRYALTALNPFVIIGPTYGQHNTNGELALFNPATGLGTITTDYIQDRGLFLAAKVALNQANLDGPLNPFALTHYHDNTTAYDIPSGLSIPPGVQREYIFGSNNAETITGGSLFTSDHLYGGDGVDLLIGNGGNDYLQGDAGSDQLEGGAGSDTLVGGRGIDVLEGGTESDFLDGGLDNDILRGGDGLDAYLIRAVDGADTIEDSDGHGVVEFDGKILVGGLRHAGDPTNVFHSADGTITYRKSGTDLTVTGSSSVTIKNFSSGKLGIRLVAEETYAEATRTEFLKVDGYVQVGTDPQGAPIFEPVYLPFFDDSDNDTRSTSLIGEPVQGELTPEIDDDQHTLIHAGGGEDIVIAAGGDDEVYGEGDNDILVGAGGHDRLYGGAGSDFLTGDDGADVTVSGNDYLDGGEGDDVLLGYAGADILIGGEGNDHLEGDNQEALMIGNYGGDYIDGGAGHDQLYGGGGTDVLIGGAGNDFLLGDTAISQDGTPEAGGADSLDGGSGDDYLDGQFGDDVLVGGLDHDIVNGGDGSDVLYGGEGNDTLSGDVRVDESGSNYALQDYREAGGDDLLFGGGGNDILLGGEGSDRLQGGIGDDSLVGGYNTLIISHTDPLFWNLFTASGSDWLDAGEGNDQLFGGIGNDTFLGGQGNDTLRGGGGDDVLEGGADDDVLYGDYYDPEIGANLFRAAMLGLSGQDRLEGGDGNDLLYGGEQADMLLGGMGDDLLDGGEGDDVLDGGDGADAFYSGYGNDVVYAGGGNDRLTDGRGTDTLYGGEGDDELISGNEYFDSGTSVLVGGSGNDRYFVDSAADTVVEEADAGVDSVRSLVSYTLPDHVENLRAFGAASVATGNSLNNFLFGETVDGKAGDDLLSGTRYIFGVGYGKDTIADSTTVNEYGSNSENVHLHSNNVVQFLADVSPQDIRWERSGNDLLLRIDGTGDTLAMPSFYTVAFTQGDYLFSPNIYLPEKRLVSSGSPFYLAPSQIERFEFADGTVWGADFFGGTMMGDHHANLYTFGRGAGHDTILDFDFTSEQSVDVLRMADGVSPGEVVADRIGDNLVLHIAGTTDQLTVQSHFAAVSVRFRLFSTTWNVDAYRVEQVQFVDGTTWDAAAITNQLTNLTGTEVRDILRGNVRANTIQGLAGNDWLESFDGDDVLEGGVDNDTLLGGSGDDTYVFNLGDGIDTIEDTATGGERNRIQLGAGITQHDLLFMRNESARTLTIQVGSNGTNKLVLTDFDPTEASGSLVVETVVFADGTTTNLADLFGTPVNHPPTVAHPVDDRTVLEDTLLSIQIPADTFVDPDAQDVLTYSATLVDGTALPAWLSFHSTTRTFTGTPDDAQVGSLDLKVMATDAGGLSATSLFTLTVQNVNDAPTIVNPLVNQTTLEDARLSIQVPANIFADVDAGDTLTYSAALTDGTALPTWLTFDSATRTFSGTPTNSEVGTLDLAVTTTDVGGLNATGAFTLTVRNVNDAPTVTNLIADQQATQGTAFSFLVPGNAFADVDVGDALTYRATLANGTPLPTWLSFNGTTRTFSGTPGSGDTGVLTIKVTATDTGTLSAFDLFDLRVNSLDRVLTGTAGSDVLTGGVGNDQLVGLAGNDTLSGGEGSDLLDGGAGADALRGGTGNDIYVVDAAGDVVTENLNEGTDMVQTGRTYALVANVENLTLTGISAITGIGNQLDNVLIGNSAGNTLIGGAGNDTLNGGAGTDTLMGGSGNDTYLVDATTDVVAELANEGTDIVQSTVSVTLGANVENLTLMGTASINGTGSSANNVLVGNSGNNTLDGLSGDDTITAGAGADTLLGRSGNDVLKGEDGTDMLDGGAGNDQLFGGTGNDTITGGSGADQFTGGTGNDTLIGNSGNDLYYFSRGDGQDTIIDSDPFRSSQDRTVFGATINPLDLIISRQVNDLRLAVHGSADQVTIRDWYLSPNNRIETVQAGNGTLLLSSQVDQLIQAMASFTQQSGLTWDQAIDQRPQDVQAILAASWQ